The Microbacterium sp. SORGH_AS_0862 genome has a segment encoding these proteins:
- a CDS encoding Bax inhibitor-1/YccA family protein: MASSNPAFNNPAFQDPRAVKSYPGGSNAAGIGLTPPPASTVTPGQQAGLEGAFAAPPAGAADTGRMTVEDTVHKTAALFAVLLIGAVAGWFVTLGGTLLPREATTLVVAPMILGALVGFVLSLVIIFTSRKKVRPALIFAYAAFEGIFVGAISAFFEVQWPGIVIQATLATVAVVGVTLALFASGKIRASKRATKIFLIAMVGYLVFSLLNVVLMLFGVFPAGQMFGLRSQLIFGVPLGLILGVFVVILAAYSLVLDFDSIQQGVRNGAPRQFAWMGGFGIMVTVVWLYLEILRMIAILRGNN, from the coding sequence ATGGCTTCGTCCAACCCCGCGTTCAACAACCCTGCATTCCAGGACCCGCGTGCCGTCAAGAGCTACCCCGGTGGCTCCAACGCGGCGGGGATCGGTCTGACGCCGCCCCCCGCATCGACGGTGACGCCCGGTCAGCAGGCCGGCCTCGAGGGTGCGTTCGCGGCCCCGCCGGCCGGCGCCGCCGACACCGGCCGCATGACGGTCGAGGACACCGTCCACAAGACGGCGGCGCTGTTCGCCGTGCTCCTGATCGGCGCTGTGGCCGGCTGGTTCGTGACCCTCGGCGGCACGCTGCTGCCGCGTGAGGCCACGACCCTCGTGGTGGCGCCGATGATTCTCGGTGCGCTCGTCGGCTTCGTGCTCTCGCTCGTGATCATCTTCACGTCGCGCAAGAAGGTGCGCCCGGCGCTCATCTTCGCGTACGCCGCGTTCGAGGGGATCTTCGTCGGCGCCATCTCCGCGTTCTTCGAGGTGCAGTGGCCCGGCATCGTCATCCAGGCCACCCTCGCGACCGTCGCCGTCGTCGGTGTGACCCTGGCCCTCTTCGCGAGCGGCAAGATCCGCGCATCCAAGCGCGCGACGAAGATCTTCCTCATCGCGATGGTCGGCTACCTCGTGTTCAGCCTGCTGAACGTCGTGCTGATGCTCTTCGGCGTCTTCCCCGCCGGCCAGATGTTCGGCCTGCGCAGCCAGCTGATCTTCGGCGTCCCGCTCGGACTGATCCTGGGTGTGTTCGTCGTGATCCTCGCCGCCTACTCGCTGGTGCTCGACTTCGACTCGATCCAGCAGGGCGTTCGCAACGGCGCCCCCCGCCAGTTCGCCTGGATGGGCGGATTCGGCATCATGGTGACGGTCGTCTGGCTGTACCTGGAGATCCTTCGCATGATCGCGATCCTCCGAGGCAACAACTAG
- a CDS encoding glycosyltransferase, giving the protein MSETLEGVTALVLTSRLIPGLDGGYTVATLQRARLLADAGAQVHLLSVDPGTATDHAAHREAFVAVGAAASVDAFRNLFDDAATDPGWLIAAAIPGTATAGVEYREVPDAAGRPLLALPVIHGDPDWHLTNAAVVVHAPDGDRILPGFGGLYRAWLAHVVASLAEPVVLFCESRQLGELLAEDVPQGVKIVHTIHTTHLSPPYGPDAPVNDLWRRWFAVAGRFDAVLWPTEQQRADAEARFGAHPGATVLPNAAPSAVDEPAPTDPHRVVLLGRLAPGKRIDHAIRAWRRVVAAVPDARLEIWGDGALRDDLQRLIDERGLAASVTLEGRSDAGPALFDGAALMVQTTAFEGQGLAALEAMSRGVPVVSYDVRYGPRDQLGTGGGVLVPDGDENAFADAVVELLQDPVARERAARIALERAGDFAPSRIRDALAGLVRRILAPR; this is encoded by the coding sequence GTGAGCGAGACGCTCGAGGGCGTGACCGCGCTCGTGCTCACCTCGCGGCTCATTCCCGGGCTCGACGGTGGCTACACGGTCGCGACGCTCCAGCGCGCGCGGCTCCTCGCCGACGCGGGAGCCCAGGTCCACCTGCTCAGCGTCGACCCCGGAACGGCGACCGACCACGCGGCTCACCGCGAGGCGTTCGTCGCCGTCGGCGCCGCCGCATCCGTCGATGCGTTCCGCAACCTCTTCGACGACGCGGCCACCGATCCCGGCTGGCTGATCGCCGCCGCGATACCCGGCACGGCCACGGCGGGAGTCGAGTACCGCGAGGTCCCGGATGCGGCGGGCCGACCGCTCCTCGCGCTGCCGGTGATCCACGGAGATCCGGACTGGCACCTCACGAACGCGGCGGTCGTCGTCCACGCGCCCGACGGCGACCGCATCCTGCCCGGCTTCGGCGGCCTGTACCGTGCGTGGCTCGCCCATGTCGTCGCCTCTCTCGCGGAGCCGGTCGTCCTCTTCTGCGAGTCGCGTCAGCTCGGTGAGCTTCTCGCGGAGGATGTCCCGCAGGGTGTGAAGATCGTGCACACGATCCATACGACGCACCTCTCCCCGCCCTATGGTCCGGATGCGCCGGTCAACGACCTCTGGCGCCGGTGGTTCGCCGTCGCGGGGCGCTTCGACGCCGTCCTGTGGCCGACCGAGCAGCAGCGCGCCGACGCCGAAGCGCGGTTCGGCGCGCATCCGGGGGCGACCGTGCTGCCGAACGCGGCGCCTTCCGCCGTCGACGAGCCGGCACCGACCGACCCGCACCGCGTCGTCCTGCTCGGGCGTCTCGCCCCGGGCAAGCGCATCGATCACGCGATCCGGGCATGGCGGCGCGTGGTCGCCGCCGTCCCGGATGCCCGGCTCGAGATCTGGGGCGACGGGGCGCTCCGCGACGATCTGCAGCGCCTGATCGATGAGCGCGGGCTGGCCGCATCCGTCACGCTCGAGGGGCGCAGCGATGCGGGTCCGGCGCTGTTCGACGGCGCGGCGCTCATGGTGCAGACGACGGCGTTCGAGGGGCAGGGACTCGCCGCGCTCGAGGCCATGAGCCGCGGCGTCCCGGTGGTGTCATACGACGTGCGGTACGGCCCGCGCGACCAGCTCGGCACCGGCGGCGGCGTGCTCGTGCCGGACGGCGACGAGAACGCGTTCGCGGATGCGGTCGTCGAGCTGCTGCAGGACCCGGTCGCACGCGAGCGCGCGGCGCGGATCGCCCTCGAGCGTGCCGGCGACTTCGCCCCGTCCCGCATCCGCGACGCCCTGGCCGGCCTCGTCCGCCGCATCCTCGCGCCGCGCTGA
- the guaA gene encoding glutamine-hydrolyzing GMP synthase: MTEQTDTSQRPVLVVDFGAQYAQLIARRVREAGVYSEIVPHTASAADIAAKNPVGIILSGGPSSVYEDGAPALDTEVFDLGVPTLGICYGFQVMAQALGGEVANTGLREYGATDATIVTEGTLLDGTPAEQNVWMSHGDQVSRAPEGFDVLARTAATPVAAFANDTRRFYGVQWHPEVKHSDYGQTVLENFLHKAAGLGADWNSGNVIAEQVEKIRAQVGEGRVISALSGGVDSAVSTALVHKAVGDKLTAIFVDHGLLRKGEREQVENDYVASTGVRLITIDAREQFLSALEGVSDPEQKRKIIGREFIRAFETAERDLVAEAAADGEPIRFLVQGTLYPDVVESGGGTGTANIKSHHNVGGLPEDLQFELIEPLRTLFKDEVRQIGRDLGLPEAIVARQPFPGPGLGIRIVGEVTADRLEILRDADAIARAELTKAGLDGEIWQCPVVLLADVRSVGVQGDGRTYGHPIVLRPVSSEDAMTADWTRLPYDVLSKISNRITNEVRDVNRVVLDVTSKPPGTIEWE, encoded by the coding sequence TTGACCGAGCAGACCGATACCTCCCAGCGTCCCGTCCTGGTCGTCGATTTCGGCGCCCAGTACGCGCAGTTGATCGCCCGCCGCGTGCGCGAAGCCGGCGTCTACAGCGAGATCGTCCCGCACACCGCATCCGCCGCAGACATCGCGGCGAAAAACCCGGTCGGCATCATCCTCTCCGGCGGGCCCTCGTCGGTGTATGAGGACGGCGCGCCGGCACTGGACACGGAGGTCTTCGATCTGGGCGTGCCCACGCTCGGCATCTGCTACGGCTTCCAGGTCATGGCGCAGGCACTCGGCGGCGAGGTCGCGAACACGGGGCTGCGCGAGTACGGCGCGACCGACGCGACGATCGTCACGGAGGGGACGCTGCTCGACGGCACCCCTGCCGAGCAGAACGTCTGGATGAGCCACGGCGACCAGGTCTCCCGCGCCCCCGAGGGCTTCGACGTGCTCGCGCGCACCGCGGCGACGCCGGTCGCCGCCTTCGCGAACGACACGCGTCGTTTCTACGGTGTGCAGTGGCACCCCGAGGTCAAGCACTCCGACTACGGCCAGACCGTGCTCGAGAACTTCCTCCACAAGGCCGCGGGTCTGGGCGCCGACTGGAACAGCGGCAACGTCATCGCCGAGCAGGTCGAGAAGATCCGTGCGCAGGTCGGCGAGGGCCGGGTCATCTCGGCGCTGTCCGGCGGTGTCGACTCAGCGGTGTCGACGGCGCTCGTGCACAAGGCCGTGGGCGACAAGCTCACGGCGATCTTCGTCGATCACGGACTGCTGCGAAAGGGTGAGCGGGAGCAGGTCGAGAACGACTACGTCGCCTCGACCGGTGTGCGCCTGATCACGATCGATGCCCGCGAGCAGTTCCTCTCCGCCCTCGAGGGCGTGAGCGACCCCGAGCAGAAGCGGAAGATCATCGGGCGCGAGTTCATCCGCGCCTTCGAGACGGCCGAGCGCGACCTCGTCGCCGAGGCGGCCGCCGACGGCGAGCCGATCCGCTTCCTCGTGCAGGGCACGCTCTACCCCGACGTCGTCGAGTCGGGCGGCGGTACGGGCACGGCCAACATCAAGAGCCACCACAACGTGGGCGGCCTGCCGGAAGACCTGCAGTTCGAGCTCATCGAGCCGCTGCGCACCCTGTTCAAGGACGAGGTGCGCCAGATCGGCCGTGACCTCGGACTTCCCGAGGCGATCGTGGCGCGCCAGCCCTTTCCGGGCCCCGGCCTCGGCATCCGCATCGTGGGCGAGGTCACCGCTGACCGCCTCGAGATTCTGCGGGACGCCGACGCCATCGCGCGTGCAGAGCTGACCAAGGCGGGCCTCGACGGCGAGATCTGGCAGTGTCCGGTCGTGCTGCTGGCCGACGTGCGTTCGGTCGGCGTCCAGGGCGACGGACGCACCTACGGGCATCCGATCGTGCTGCGCCCCGTCTCCAGCGAGGACGCCATGACGGCGGACTGGACGCGTCTGCCGTACGACGTCCTGTCGAAGATCTCGAACCGCATCACGAACGAGGTGCGCGACGTGAACCGCGTGGTTCTCGATGTCACGTCCAAGCCCCCGGGGACCATCGAGTGGGAGTGA
- a CDS encoding DUF3817 domain-containing protein, giving the protein MPAPKLATFPAIRKALRFYQICSVITGIGLLLLVTEMILKYTPSLAVELFLGGSGGFLWFAPVVPGPEGDLISTGDGVNLSLGILIVHGWFYVVYLIACFRVWSLMRWPLWRLLLLAAGGVVPFLSFVMEAIVARDVKRYLAVREAAEARPASADATESSR; this is encoded by the coding sequence ATGCCCGCCCCGAAACTCGCCACCTTCCCGGCGATCCGCAAGGCGCTGCGGTTCTACCAGATCTGCTCCGTGATCACCGGCATCGGACTGCTTCTGCTGGTCACCGAGATGATCCTGAAGTACACGCCGTCGCTCGCGGTCGAGCTCTTCCTCGGCGGATCGGGCGGATTCCTGTGGTTCGCACCCGTCGTGCCGGGTCCCGAGGGCGACCTGATCTCCACCGGCGACGGCGTCAATCTGTCGCTGGGCATCCTCATCGTGCACGGCTGGTTCTACGTCGTCTACCTCATCGCCTGCTTCCGCGTGTGGAGCCTCATGCGCTGGCCGCTGTGGCGTCTGCTGCTGCTCGCCGCGGGTGGTGTCGTGCCCTTCCTCTCCTTCGTCATGGAGGCGATCGTCGCCCGTGACGTCAAGCGCTACCTCGCGGTCCGTGAAGCCGCCGAGGCCCGTCCCGCATCCGCCGACGCGACAGAGAGCAGCCGTTGA
- a CDS encoding metallophosphoesterase, giving the protein MARLRTAGRVLAAGLAFGVIATGGVVAAAAPATAATVSAAAHYAPSRVPDRITLVPGADPTTQQVVSWRSSTAVTQGVVEYRNLIPTPYPSGVTVLNAQQRVEQAADLGYTNVVHTATISGLQPSVAYQYRVGDGTNFSEWQDFQTASAGADRFSFVYLGDVQNGIRADASRVIRNAFRDRPNADLVVQVGDLVNDAASDEQWGELYDAFSYGLGTQQLLTTPGNHEYEGGLSPQWDTMLTYPDNGPEGEGALYDQLDGTVYYTDHQGVRFISLNSNVADTEGLRVQGEWLEGVLSENPNQWTVVYFHHPVYSLDEGRNNLGIRQSWGPILESHNVDLVLTGHDHAYGRGNLLVNEQNLPAGADATMSSTGPVYVTSSVGSKFYDAGPRHWNENAGHLRRLESGMQTYQLIDVSSGTLRFESRTADGEFFDGFTITKSGGAKLVVDGVAPQEIDPGTPAPCLGCNPNPDPGPGEPTEPTDPVGTFDYEQTALLDAVMPNSVGGAHTAALPAGVVFDQSRDVLYLGDQNSRKIFEIDPDTDAVLREFTVPENVRDLGIDEQNQLLYVGQQNRNWVVVSIANADFGQVKRGPYPIIESNRSIDIDPVNDYVYAAVPARGVEVFRASTGVSLGVVNGTADAYYVAADPGSGWLVTTSFTDVAGQKGIQAFDATDGFVKKWEQEVRPNARQLDIDSAHGLLYIGYTGTAADRGGFSVHSLATGALLVDKQGPAHGKDGYGIAVDEKKERVFVSNRDFRLNPPGEELEPKAVTVSIRMPDESTEPTEPTEPTEPTEPTEPTEPSQPVVEPYTAKALGAIAAEASDPEIRPVGSAIDPATGYVFVADEMRPARVHVIDPANDTVVRVLTVPTAAPAEDGMRDLAYDIANGRLTVAYGSNWLVMDAQSGALVAGPFAFGGGVRGIDIDPAGGRVFGALRGTGFEVRDASTGALVRTVDGPTDGGAWRSHGIAYDAAAGRIYLSNSDASGSTEGIRVYSGADYELVARLAVSAADYRSIAVSDGVVIVGHQTDLFEKSGVTVYAAPDLSLITRLSAHRFGNKVYGVSIDPQRDLLYVSARERFPAGLVQVTLPKN; this is encoded by the coding sequence ATGGCTCGCCTCCGTACTGCCGGGCGCGTCCTCGCCGCCGGTCTCGCGTTCGGTGTGATCGCGACCGGCGGAGTGGTGGCTGCGGCCGCCCCCGCCACAGCGGCCACCGTGTCCGCCGCGGCGCACTACGCCCCCTCGCGGGTGCCCGATCGCATCACGCTGGTTCCGGGTGCCGACCCCACCACGCAGCAGGTCGTGTCGTGGCGGTCCTCGACCGCCGTGACACAGGGCGTCGTCGAGTACCGCAACCTCATCCCGACCCCGTATCCGAGCGGCGTCACGGTGCTCAACGCGCAACAGCGAGTCGAACAGGCAGCCGACCTCGGATACACGAACGTCGTGCACACCGCCACGATCTCGGGGCTGCAGCCCAGCGTCGCGTACCAGTACCGGGTCGGCGACGGCACGAACTTCAGCGAGTGGCAGGACTTCCAGACCGCATCCGCGGGTGCCGACCGCTTCTCGTTCGTCTACCTCGGTGACGTGCAGAACGGCATCCGCGCGGACGCCTCGCGCGTCATCCGCAATGCCTTCCGCGACCGGCCCAACGCCGACCTCGTGGTGCAGGTCGGCGATCTCGTCAACGACGCCGCGTCCGATGAGCAATGGGGCGAGCTGTACGACGCGTTCTCGTACGGCCTGGGAACGCAGCAGCTGCTGACGACGCCCGGCAACCACGAGTACGAGGGTGGGCTGTCGCCGCAGTGGGACACGATGCTCACCTACCCGGACAACGGTCCGGAGGGCGAGGGTGCGCTGTACGACCAACTCGACGGTACGGTCTACTACACCGACCATCAGGGTGTGCGCTTCATCTCGCTCAACAGCAATGTCGCGGACACCGAGGGGCTCCGGGTACAGGGCGAGTGGCTCGAGGGTGTGCTCAGCGAGAACCCGAACCAGTGGACCGTGGTCTACTTCCATCACCCCGTGTACTCGCTCGATGAGGGACGCAACAACCTCGGTATCCGTCAGTCGTGGGGTCCGATCCTCGAGTCCCACAACGTGGATCTCGTCCTGACCGGGCATGACCACGCTTACGGCAGGGGAAATCTGCTCGTCAACGAGCAGAATCTGCCGGCCGGAGCCGATGCGACGATGAGTTCGACCGGGCCGGTGTACGTCACGTCGAGCGTCGGGTCGAAGTTCTACGACGCAGGCCCTCGCCACTGGAACGAGAACGCCGGGCATCTGCGTCGACTGGAGTCGGGCATGCAGACCTACCAGCTCATCGATGTGAGCAGTGGCACGCTCCGCTTCGAGTCCCGCACCGCCGACGGCGAGTTCTTCGACGGGTTCACGATCACCAAGAGCGGAGGTGCGAAGCTCGTCGTCGATGGTGTGGCCCCGCAGGAGATCGATCCCGGCACTCCTGCTCCGTGCCTCGGCTGCAACCCGAACCCCGATCCCGGTCCCGGTGAGCCGACGGAGCCCACGGATCCGGTGGGGACCTTCGACTACGAGCAGACTGCTCTGCTGGACGCTGTCATGCCAAACAGTGTGGGAGGGGCGCATACGGCGGCTCTGCCCGCCGGTGTCGTGTTCGACCAGTCGCGGGATGTGCTCTATCTGGGGGATCAGAACAGTCGGAAGATCTTCGAGATCGATCCCGACACGGATGCGGTGCTGCGTGAGTTCACGGTTCCGGAGAACGTGCGCGATCTGGGCATCGACGAGCAGAACCAGTTGCTGTATGTGGGCCAGCAGAACCGGAACTGGGTGGTCGTGTCGATCGCGAACGCCGACTTCGGGCAGGTCAAGCGCGGCCCGTATCCGATCATCGAGTCGAACCGTTCGATCGACATCGACCCGGTGAACGACTACGTCTATGCGGCTGTTCCCGCTCGAGGTGTCGAGGTCTTCCGCGCATCGACCGGTGTGTCGCTCGGTGTGGTCAACGGGACCGCGGACGCGTACTACGTCGCGGCGGACCCGGGCTCCGGCTGGCTCGTCACGACGTCCTTCACCGATGTCGCGGGGCAGAAGGGCATCCAGGCGTTCGATGCGACCGACGGCTTCGTCAAGAAGTGGGAGCAGGAGGTGCGCCCCAACGCCCGCCAGCTCGATATCGACAGCGCGCATGGGCTGCTCTACATCGGCTACACGGGCACGGCCGCCGATCGTGGCGGGTTCTCCGTGCACAGCCTGGCGACGGGCGCGCTGCTCGTCGACAAGCAGGGGCCTGCGCACGGAAAGGACGGATACGGGATCGCGGTGGATGAGAAGAAGGAGCGGGTGTTCGTGAGCAACCGTGACTTTCGTCTGAACCCGCCGGGCGAGGAACTCGAGCCGAAGGCCGTGACGGTCAGCATCCGGATGCCGGATGAGTCGACCGAGCCGACGGAACCGACCGAGCCGACGGAACCGACCGAGCCGACCGAGCCGACCGAGCCGAGCCAGCCGGTGGTCGAGCCCTACACCGCGAAGGCGCTGGGAGCGATCGCCGCTGAGGCCAGTGACCCTGAGATCCGCCCGGTCGGCTCCGCGATCGATCCCGCGACCGGCTACGTGTTCGTCGCCGATGAGATGCGCCCGGCGCGGGTGCACGTCATCGATCCGGCCAACGACACCGTCGTGCGTGTGCTCACGGTGCCGACGGCCGCTCCCGCCGAGGACGGCATGCGCGACCTCGCATACGACATCGCGAACGGCAGGCTTACGGTGGCCTACGGCAGCAACTGGCTCGTCATGGACGCGCAGTCCGGGGCGTTGGTCGCAGGGCCCTTCGCCTTCGGCGGCGGCGTCCGCGGCATCGATATCGACCCCGCGGGCGGCCGGGTCTTCGGCGCGCTGCGTGGGACCGGATTCGAGGTGCGTGACGCGTCGACCGGAGCGCTCGTCCGCACGGTCGACGGGCCCACCGACGGGGGAGCGTGGCGTAGCCACGGCATCGCCTACGATGCCGCCGCCGGTCGGATCTACCTCAGCAACAGCGATGCGTCGGGTTCGACGGAGGGCATCCGGGTGTACAGCGGTGCCGACTACGAGCTGGTCGCCCGTCTCGCGGTGAGCGCGGCGGACTACCGGTCGATCGCCGTCTCGGACGGAGTGGTGATCGTCGGGCATCAGACCGATCTCTTCGAGAAGTCGGGCGTGACGGTATATGCGGCGCCGGATCTCTCACTGATCACCCGTCTGTCGGCGCATCGGTTCGGGAACAAGGTCTACGGTGTCTCGATCGATCCGCAGCGCGATCTGCTGTATGTGTCCGCACGTGAGCGCTTCCCCGCGGGCCTTGTGCAGGTGACTCTCCCGAAGAACTGA
- a CDS encoding metallophosphoesterase family protein: MPRIPRPVLLTAGCLAVAVGLSSFGGGVAVAAGGGLAPPAVDPASVHRPSAMPDRIVLTPTATPATSQSVTWRTGTEVTEPQVQWAPSGPSLVSGAQSLAASTRTEFDTKLGYSVVFHSATIEGLTADTSYVYRVGDGETWSEWFEFRTADDAVGDFSFIVQGDAQNDNKAYTSRAFRAAFEARPYAQLAVHLGDLVDTETSDAEWGEWNEAGELVNQYTNLIATTGNHEYYPGPDLSQYWPAQFSFPENGPEVGAHPETVYYVDYQGVRFISLNSNLQDADAMRTQSAWLDAVLTENSQPWTVVSFHHPVFSASGDRDNALIRDAWLPILEKHDVDLVLQGHDHTYARGNLVSNEQNLPAGADPATDNAGPVYLVTVAGPKDYGLSPDGNNNWTQNGAHRRIAATNQQMYQTVDVTSDGRMHVEARTVDGALFDAFTIDKEPDGAKLVTTDGAWPGGPGSSRDGVKAPVGPSPEPSPEPSVSTEPSPDPSSTVSPEPSPSTSIPETGGSPAVTIGASRAMPGDSFTVAGSGFMPGEEVVVELHSAPVVLARTTADANGAVAVTVTIPASTPAGAHEIVLVGTGSGRTARTPLTVGASAAQAGALAATGAPLPVSLMIFGGALTLGGGAIVARTVLRNRKAS; encoded by the coding sequence GTGCCACGAATTCCCCGACCCGTCCTGCTCACGGCCGGCTGCCTCGCCGTCGCCGTGGGCCTCAGTTCCTTCGGCGGCGGCGTCGCCGTCGCCGCCGGAGGCGGACTGGCACCGCCCGCGGTCGATCCCGCATCCGTGCATCGTCCCTCCGCGATGCCGGACCGGATCGTGCTGACTCCGACGGCGACCCCCGCGACGAGTCAGTCGGTGACCTGGCGCACCGGGACCGAGGTGACCGAGCCGCAGGTGCAGTGGGCGCCGAGCGGGCCGAGCCTGGTCTCGGGCGCTCAGTCGCTCGCCGCCTCGACACGCACCGAGTTCGACACCAAGCTGGGCTACTCCGTCGTGTTCCACTCCGCGACCATCGAGGGGCTCACCGCAGACACCTCGTACGTCTACCGCGTGGGCGACGGCGAGACCTGGAGCGAGTGGTTCGAGTTCCGCACGGCGGACGACGCCGTCGGCGACTTCAGCTTCATCGTGCAGGGCGACGCGCAGAACGACAACAAGGCGTACACCTCGCGCGCCTTCCGCGCGGCCTTCGAGGCCCGTCCCTACGCGCAACTCGCCGTTCACCTGGGCGATCTCGTCGACACCGAGACCAGTGACGCCGAATGGGGGGAGTGGAATGAGGCCGGGGAGCTGGTCAACCAATACACGAACCTCATCGCCACGACCGGCAACCACGAGTACTACCCGGGGCCCGATCTCTCGCAGTACTGGCCCGCGCAGTTCTCGTTCCCCGAGAACGGTCCCGAGGTGGGAGCCCACCCCGAGACCGTCTACTACGTGGACTACCAGGGCGTGCGCTTCATTTCGCTCAACAGCAACCTGCAGGATGCGGACGCCATGCGCACGCAGTCCGCGTGGCTCGACGCGGTGCTGACCGAGAATTCGCAGCCCTGGACGGTCGTGAGCTTCCACCACCCCGTGTTCTCGGCCAGCGGAGACCGTGACAATGCGCTCATCCGCGACGCGTGGCTGCCCATCCTCGAGAAGCACGACGTCGATCTCGTGCTGCAGGGGCACGATCACACGTACGCGCGTGGCAACCTCGTCTCCAACGAGCAGAACCTGCCCGCTGGCGCGGACCCCGCCACGGATAACGCGGGCCCCGTGTACCTGGTGACCGTCGCCGGCCCCAAGGATTACGGGCTCTCGCCCGACGGCAACAACAACTGGACGCAGAACGGCGCTCACCGTCGGATCGCGGCCACCAACCAGCAGATGTACCAGACCGTCGATGTGACCTCTGACGGGCGCATGCACGTCGAGGCACGCACTGTCGACGGTGCGTTGTTCGACGCGTTCACGATCGACAAGGAGCCCGACGGCGCGAAGCTCGTCACGACCGACGGCGCGTGGCCCGGTGGTCCCGGTTCGAGCCGCGACGGCGTCAAGGCGCCCGTCGGGCCCAGCCCGGAGCCCAGCCCCGAGCCTTCGGTGTCGACGGAGCCCAGCCCGGACCCCTCGTCCACAGTCTCACCCGAGCCCTCGCCCTCAACGTCGATACCCGAAACGGGGGGCTCTCCCGCCGTGACGATCGGCGCCTCGCGAGCGATGCCGGGCGATTCCTTCACGGTCGCCGGTAGCGGCTTCATGCCCGGCGAAGAGGTGGTTGTCGAACTGCACTCGGCGCCGGTCGTGCTCGCTCGTACGACGGCCGATGCCAACGGAGCTGTGGCCGTGACGGTCACGATCCCGGCGAGCACCCCTGCGGGCGCGCACGAGATCGTTCTCGTTGGCACCGGGTCCGGCCGTACCGCCCGCACACCGTTGACCGTCGGCGCCTCCGCGGCGCAAGCCGGCGCCCTGGCCGCCACGGGAGCGCCGTTGCCGGTCTCGCTGATGATCTTCGGCGGTGCGCTCACCCTCGGCGGTGGTGCGATCGTCGCACGCACCGTTCTTCGCAACCGAAAGGCCTCCTGA
- a CDS encoding SURF1 family protein: MVSAPASDDLPEVFPPTLREVMLRGRWIAMLVLCLAVAAVFAWLGQWQLARAIDTAPREEGATEQVMPIKDVAVPGEYLTDPLIGQRVEVSGTLVPSDFVVVASRYNGGVEGYWVTAHLRAVDPDAALAVAVGWAASQDDADAVADALAKSTDPNEVVTLTGRIVADEGPVPPPKSDPWEITRMSPAALLSRWQEIGDTDVYRQFVVADDPMGGLADIDSPAPDAGSSVNWLNIFYAAEWVIFAGFAFYLWYRLAKDAWEKELEELADAQTVDA; the protein is encoded by the coding sequence ATCGTGAGTGCCCCCGCATCCGACGATCTTCCCGAGGTCTTCCCGCCGACCCTGCGCGAGGTCATGCTGCGCGGCCGGTGGATCGCGATGCTGGTGCTGTGTCTCGCCGTCGCGGCGGTGTTCGCGTGGCTCGGGCAGTGGCAGCTCGCCCGGGCGATCGATACGGCTCCGCGGGAGGAGGGCGCGACCGAGCAGGTCATGCCGATCAAGGACGTCGCCGTTCCCGGCGAGTACCTGACCGATCCGCTCATCGGCCAGCGCGTCGAGGTCAGCGGCACCCTCGTGCCCAGCGACTTCGTCGTCGTCGCCTCGCGATACAACGGCGGCGTGGAGGGGTACTGGGTCACCGCGCACCTGCGCGCCGTCGATCCGGATGCGGCGCTGGCGGTCGCTGTGGGCTGGGCCGCCTCGCAGGACGACGCGGATGCGGTCGCAGACGCGCTGGCGAAGAGCACCGACCCGAACGAGGTCGTCACGCTCACGGGGCGGATCGTCGCCGACGAGGGCCCTGTGCCGCCGCCCAAGAGCGATCCGTGGGAGATCACGCGGATGTCTCCCGCCGCGTTGCTGAGTCGCTGGCAGGAGATCGGCGACACCGACGTGTACCGGCAGTTCGTCGTGGCGGACGACCCGATGGGCGGCCTCGCCGACATCGATTCGCCGGCGCCGGATGCGGGATCCTCCGTCAACTGGCTCAACATCTTCTACGCCGCCGAATGGGTGATCTTCGCCGGCTTCGCGTTCTACCTCTGGTACCGCCTCGCGAAGGATGCGTGGGAGAAGGAGCTCGAAGAGCTCGCTGACGCCCAGACCGTCGACGCCTGA